The Euphorbia lathyris chromosome 8, ddEupLath1.1, whole genome shotgun sequence genome has a window encoding:
- the LOC136202593 gene encoding serine/arginine-rich splicing factor RSZ22A-like isoform X3 yields the protein MSRVYVGNLDPRVTERDLEDEFRRFGVIRSVWVARRPPGYAFIDFDDKRDAEDAIHELDAGKNGWRVELSHNSRGGGGRGGGGRGGRSGGSDLKCYECGEPGHFARECRSRGSSGGRRRSRSPRYRRSPSYGRSPRARSPRRRSVSPRGRSYSRSPPPYRAAREEVPYANGNGVRDRRRSRS from the exons ATGTCTCGTGTTTATGTGGGTAATTTGGATCCTAGAGTTACTGAGCGTGACCTCGAAGATGAGTTCCGTAGATTTGGAGTTATAAGAAG TGTATGGGTTGCACGGAGGCCACCAGGTTATGCATTTATTGACTTTGATGACAAAAGAGATGCAGAAGATGCAATCCATGAATTAGATG CAGGCAAGAATGGTTGGAGAGTTGAACTTTCTCACAACTCTAGAGGCGGAGGTGGCCGAGGTGGTGGGGGTCGTGGTGGTCGTTCTGGTGGTTCAGACTTAAAGTGTTATGAGTGTGGAGAGCCTGGTCACTTTGCCCGTGAATGCCGTTCACGTGGTAGTTCTGGAGGAAGACGACGTAGCCGGAGCCCAAGATATCGTAGGAGTCCAAGCTATGGTAGAAG TCCCCGTGCACGATCTCCTAGACGTCGCAGTGTTTCACCTCGTGGACGCAGCTATAGCAGGTCACCACCACCATATCGTGCTGCCCGTGAGGAGGTGCCATATGCAAACGG AAATGGCGTAAGGGATAGACGCCGGAGCAGGAGTTAA
- the LOC136202593 gene encoding serine/arginine-rich splicing factor RSZ22A-like isoform X2, which translates to MSRVYVGNLDPRVTERDLEDEFRRFGVIRSVWVARRPPGYAFIDFDDKRDAEDAIHELDGKNGWRVELSHNSRGGGGRGGGGRGGRSGGSDLKCYECGEPGHFARECRSRGSSGGRRRSRSPRYRRSPSYGRRSYSPRARSPRRRSVSPRGRSYSRSPPPYRAAREEVPYANGNGVRDRRRSRS; encoded by the exons ATGTCTCGTGTTTATGTGGGTAATTTGGATCCTAGAGTTACTGAGCGTGACCTCGAAGATGAGTTCCGTAGATTTGGAGTTATAAGAAG TGTATGGGTTGCACGGAGGCCACCAGGTTATGCATTTATTGACTTTGATGACAAAAGAGATGCAGAAGATGCAATCCATGAATTAGATG GCAAGAATGGTTGGAGAGTTGAACTTTCTCACAACTCTAGAGGCGGAGGTGGCCGAGGTGGTGGGGGTCGTGGTGGTCGTTCTGGTGGTTCAGACTTAAAGTGTTATGAGTGTGGAGAGCCTGGTCACTTTGCCCGTGAATGCCGTTCACGTGGTAGTTCTGGAGGAAGACGACGTAGCCGGAGCCCAAGATATCGTAGGAGTCCAAGCTATGGTAGAAG GAGTTACAGTCCCCGTGCACGATCTCCTAGACGTCGCAGTGTTTCACCTCGTGGACGCAGCTATAGCAGGTCACCACCACCATATCGTGCTGCCCGTGAGGAGGTGCCATATGCAAACGG AAATGGCGTAAGGGATAGACGCCGGAGCAGGAGTTAA
- the LOC136202593 gene encoding serine/arginine-rich splicing factor RSZ22A-like isoform X1: protein MSRVYVGNLDPRVTERDLEDEFRRFGVIRSVWVARRPPGYAFIDFDDKRDAEDAIHELDAGKNGWRVELSHNSRGGGGRGGGGRGGRSGGSDLKCYECGEPGHFARECRSRGSSGGRRRSRSPRYRRSPSYGRRSYSPRARSPRRRSVSPRGRSYSRSPPPYRAAREEVPYANGNGVRDRRRSRS, encoded by the exons ATGTCTCGTGTTTATGTGGGTAATTTGGATCCTAGAGTTACTGAGCGTGACCTCGAAGATGAGTTCCGTAGATTTGGAGTTATAAGAAG TGTATGGGTTGCACGGAGGCCACCAGGTTATGCATTTATTGACTTTGATGACAAAAGAGATGCAGAAGATGCAATCCATGAATTAGATG CAGGCAAGAATGGTTGGAGAGTTGAACTTTCTCACAACTCTAGAGGCGGAGGTGGCCGAGGTGGTGGGGGTCGTGGTGGTCGTTCTGGTGGTTCAGACTTAAAGTGTTATGAGTGTGGAGAGCCTGGTCACTTTGCCCGTGAATGCCGTTCACGTGGTAGTTCTGGAGGAAGACGACGTAGCCGGAGCCCAAGATATCGTAGGAGTCCAAGCTATGGTAGAAG GAGTTACAGTCCCCGTGCACGATCTCCTAGACGTCGCAGTGTTTCACCTCGTGGACGCAGCTATAGCAGGTCACCACCACCATATCGTGCTGCCCGTGAGGAGGTGCCATATGCAAACGG AAATGGCGTAAGGGATAGACGCCGGAGCAGGAGTTAA